The genome window AGCTACAAACTTACTGGTTTTCACATATTTCTTTCGTTTTGGATTTTCAGGGACTGTTTGAAAGTGAACTTCTGCAAGACATATGTCTGGGCTGCTGGCAGGTTTACCTCCAGCTTTGTGGAACTGACAAAGTGAGGTATCTTCCAGATATGCCATTAAGTGAGCTAACGGTTCTTTTTCAATGAATGCTCGATCTCCTGAGTATACAGATTCTGGCTCATTTGGTTTAGAATTTTTTCCAAGGTATTTTTGCTGCTGTCTTCTGCTTGCCCCTTTAAAGACtgtctggccttttttttgttCAGACTCCGTATCTGATCCAATGTGTGAAGCTAGGATATCTTTGGGTTCCTTTGTTGAAGGCCATGATACACTGACGCTTCCAGAAGTCATCTTTCGAATAACTTTTAATAATTGGAAATCTGTAATTTCTCCATCCTCATTCAAGGGAAGAGGTGGTCTGGTGCCTTCATTGCAATGAGAAGACAcctttaaatatttggaaatgacGACCTCCCGGCCATTCTTCTTCAATGAACAAAACTCATTCAAGCTATAGCGTTTGAGGTGAACGATAAGGATTCTAGGTAGCCTACTGAATGAGTGCACTCCAACAGAAGTCTTGTGCTTACATTTTGCACATTTATACTCAAGCTCTTCTGCTccaaaaaaaagatcaaaagtaGACTGAATAGATGAAGGGCGTGCTTTCATTCCTTGGGGAAGGTTGATGGAGAGGTAATTATTCAGCTCTGTCTTGAGAATAACCTGACCACAAGCTTTACAAGCAATGGAGTGCAACAACTCTAACTCAAAATTAGTAATGACAGGGCAAGAAAACCCATTGGTATCAGGATCATCAGCAAAAATCCGTTTAGGAAAATTATCTTCCCCAAATTCACTTTTAGGCTTCCATATTGTGTTGAGTTTTTCCATGTTATCTTTCAGCTGATCTAAACAGTGAGCTAAAAACTCATGAGCATCGTTCTGTGCATTGCCATGGAATATCTCTGCAACTGCTGAAATGGCCTTTTTAATATTCAAGAGTAACATCTCCTTGATTTCTACATTataagtatctttaaaaaaaagtagccgTGCCAAGCACATGGTAAGAGCATTAAGGGGAATTTTACCCCATGGGAAACTCTGATTAAGTAAATCATCAGCAAACGATGGAATCGAAAGTAGAGACTGTAAAACTGCATTCATATAACAGGTGTTTCCCAAATTGGGGAGGCCGTGGCATATTTTCTctggaaataattcaaaaaatagttttaatttatcCCACTTTGTGTAACCGTCACTATACCCTGGTTGTAATAGAAATGCCAAAACCATTTTCTCAGTGAGAGCTTGGAGAAATCCAATGTCATCTAGGTAAGGACTTCCAGTAGCGTTCATGATGCACGAAGATTCACATTCCAATTTCTTATTCTCTTCTAACTCTTTTAACTTCAATTGTTTCTTTCGATTATAGCTTACacacctcaagcgatctgccttgGATTTCTTGTATTCtacagaattattttctttcaagaatTCCTCATTCATCTCTGAGCTAGATGAGAgcattcttttcctcttcttgtgctgattttcaggTAACTCTCCGCAAGTAAGTGTTGACGATTTTGATGTAAGCAAAGGCATCCTCTGAAGGACACCTGTCCCACTTCCTTTTGCTATCTCAAAAGATTTCCTACTTGATTTCTCATCAACTTTGTGGAATGAAGTTTTGTTGATTTCCTTCTGTGTTGTTGTGCTAGAAAAGACATTCCTACCCTTACCAGGTCTCACAGGTGACTGAACCTTGTTTTGATGAACTCTGTCCAGGAATGTCTTCAATTGTTCAGCATCTGTGGAGGATAATCCTTCAATAAACAAgacattattattttgtaaagttaAATGCAGGTGATTTTGGTTTCCTCTACAGGATCTTAGGACTACGTTTTGAATATTATCACTTAGCTGAAAAGtgttacattttccatttttgaaataGAGCACCAGTctatctttcttccttccttccactgcTTCAATGAATGATTCTTTTGACTTAGACATCCCAGTCTTGCAGTTCCCTACTTGGACAAAACCATGTAGGAATAGGGCAGCCAtgttttctttacaaataaatGTATCTCCAATTATTGATAATCTTGAAGTTCCAATCTGGTTTGCAAGTTCAGCTGTGGAGACAACACCAAAGAAACAGTTCATTAGTTCTCTACACAGAATGATCCTATTTCTAGTATTGGCTTTATACTAGAGTCTAGTTCAGGTTCTAGGTATCCAGCCCTTCGGTAATGAGACCAATGCCTTTTGAGAGCCTTCCATGGCTGCATGAAGGCAGAGTCTTGATTCCCAAGACAAGAACACTATGGGAAAAATCAAGAAACATTCTTTAAACTATTACAGAAATGCTTGGCTTCGACAAAACTCAAACTCTACACTCATACACTACATGCAGTTTCCACCAAAATATTGGGCTCCATTCTGATTAATTTCCCAACTTCAACTGAAATCATGAAACACTTGGAAGATTTTCAGTACATGACTGAAAAAGTATACTCAATAGAGTCTCAAGCGTATGCATACAATATGCTAATCTTCCTGTCACAGAATGACCCCACAGGGCAACTACAATAAGTGAATGAGAAATTGAAGGCACTATGTGGCCTTCAACTCAGTAACAGATGAATTGTTCCTTGATGTCTAGAGGATCTCATATATGGGCCAAAGTAAATCAGTCTACCTCCTTCCAAATCTAGCTATGTTCCTATATTTCACTTGGCACTGGGGAACATCATTACATTCTACCTGCCCATTGACAAAAGTTTAAGAATAACAACTTCTTACCCATTAGATATAAGCTAGTGAGGCTCCTGCAGCCAACTCTGGCCATAAGGCCCACTTAATCAGAGCTAGCTCCCTGTATTCAAAACAAGTGAGGAAAAATTAGATGTACTTAATCACtgaaaatcagaatctctgaaaaACTCTGGAGCCAATGTGAATTACTGAATAAGTTAGCAGATAGCACTACAAATGTTTGCATCAGAAAGTATACATCCAAGAATTAGTTGGAAGCTGTCCTCTTCAATAGTTAAATATTCTTCCTGAATCTTCTCTATGCTATTAACTTGCTTAAGCAAACCCCGTCtttatgaataatactgcagGAAACTCCTGCTCAGTCCCTGTTCAAATTATCAAAATCTTAAAATTGGTGAAACATAAATtaatgagatttttgttttataaagtatTTCATCTATCAACCTATGTTCAGCGAAGTAAGGCATGCTTCGCTGAACATAGTAGGCATCCATCCATATACGAAAGTGCGTATGCATCCAAGTAAAAGAATGATTATATTTTTCATGGTAGAAATGGGGCCATAAAAACATTCAAGCACAGCAAAAATTTAAGTTCTCTGGATTATTTCTATTTCACTGTCCTAGTGTAGATGCTAAGTAAGGATTTAAACTATTTCCTCTCCACAAAAAAGGTAGTCTtaattgttcctttttatttcaacAACTTGAGAGAATCTGCAACCATAGAACCACTTGcagtctattttaaaattttgcaccCAGCTCATCTGTATTTATCAAAAATTACCATCTTCTTTCTATTGGTAGATGAAATAATCTAAGACCCTCTTGACATTTCTTCTCTCTGCCCTCAGAAATACAGTTAAGAGACATTCCTTCCTCACAGTCCATCCTGACTACATTTCATTCCAGATGAAAGGAGGCTTATTTGAGCCCACTGAGCATGGAAAGTGAAGATTAAGAACCATCTCGCTGATGTACAAGCTGAGTGGTCTCACCACTGCCTACTTCCCTAGGACATCTCAAGCTTAAATCCTGTTCTTCATTTTGTCTTGACTGCTTGCTTTGAGAgtattttaaactaaaatgtATTGTTTCTCCAAGACTCCACTGAAGAGCACTATGTGACTATTCCATACAACCTAAAATAAACTTCAGcattcctcctcccttctcaccCCCACACCAGATTCAAAACATATAGATGACAGCTGTGTTCAAAAGTTATGAAAGCCAACATGCGTTTCTTTCATTTTACCTACAAACTCCATCCATTCAGTTTGACTGATCAACTATTAGTGCAACACTTCAGACTCAAAGGATAGCCAGACATTCACAAAACTGTACCACTTCTGTCAGATTTGGAGGCATGACCTATGGTGCCAAGCATCTTGTtgtgcagttttaaaaaatccctaATAGAAATGTCTGCTCCATCATTAATTTACTAATTCACCCTACATTGGTCTTCATGGTCACTGAGACAGTTGCTGAGCATCTAGTCTATGCTGCCTGCATATTATGATTTGCTGAGTATCTGCTCAATGTTGGGTATTGCAGCCGGTGTTCTCAGGGACACAATGGATGTGAGGATTCACTGTACCTAAATAATTTAGACTCTAAACATCACTGTGTAAACGTCACAATAAAAGAGGGGACTCCTGTAATTTAATGAAGGTTTGTGTTGCTTTTGGAGTATTTACCCTCTGTATCCTCCGTTTATATCTCCCACCACTCAGGCTTTCATTATTTCAAGAGGTAGAAGAACTTGAAGACAAATCCGTATACACCTTTCAAAtctgaatttgcatttctcaatcCCAAAGTGTACATTAcaaaagagtaataaaaattagaaacaagacaaaaattattttctttcaagtaTTTTGGTGAAATGGATGATGCTTTAAGAAGAGAACCATTTGTTCTGAAAAGTTTAGAGGGAGCTATGGCTTGGAGGCAAATTAATAAACTCTAGAAGGCTCGTTAGGCTCAATGACTATGAGAAACTAACATTTCTATGTCAGTTCTCCTCTGCTGACACGAGTACAAACTGTCATCAATTATATAAAATCGAGTATGTGTTTATCTTACTGAATAGGTGAAGGTCAAGATATATGGCAGTGTGGTACAAGTGgtgtgtgttttaattattattattttttcacaacTTCATGAAAACATGTGAAGAGAACAAAGATACACTGAGAAATCCTGCTAAGTTACCTAAGCAAATCTCATGGAATAGAAATGAAGTACCCATGAGGTGGTGTGCCAACCCATGAATGCAGTAAGTGGAAAGGCAGAGCCACGTATTGACTACATGAGTTTCTAACCATTTCTGGGTATCTCCAATAATCCCAAGCAAGagttttgaaaagcaaaacaacttcAACTCAGATTTATTTTAAACTACACTTAGTTTGGTGATCTTGGATAAGCCAATTCCTCTATTAGGGTCCATTAAACACATCGAGAAATGATCATAAAACTCTTTTTGAGGGCTCCATTCTGTGACACTATACTTCTAAGTACAAAATACTTAAGCACATTGGATTTCCCAAGACAGGCCAAATAAAAGAAACGTTCTCCAACAATTAGATGGTGTGCACTAAATCTGGACTTGGACACGAGGGGCACAATACAAAAACATATGGGAGGATGGATAGGGAAGGGATATTCTAGGTTTGGCAATTGGGAAGAGAAGATATTCAAAAGGCAGCaaacatccatttattcattaaataaatatgtatggaGTACTAGAAAGCATTACATTAAGCTTTAGgtatagaagaatgaaaaaaaccccacagaatcCATGCTCttgaaaaattttaattctaGCAGGGGGATAGAAAATAcagtacatacacacaaaatttgGAGAACACCAGATGGTGGCAACTgctaaagaaaacaaagttagaggaggctgggtgcagtggctcatgcctgtaatcccagaatttggggaggctgaggcagatggatcacctcaggtcaggagtttgagaccagcctagccaacatggcaaaaccctgtctctactaaaagtacaaaaattagccaggtgtggtggcatgtgcttgtagtcccagttactcacgaggctgaggcaggagaatcacttgaacctgggaagcagaggttgcagtgcaccaagatcacgccactgcactctagcctgggcaacagagcaaaactctgtcaaaaataaaaaaaaataaaaaaaataaaacccaaccaaccaaacaaataaacaaaaccccaAAGTTAGAGGAACTGAATTTGTCAGTGGTGACAGGGATGTGCTGCCTTATATAGGGGGTTCTGGGAAGGCCTAACATGTGATGACAATATGCAGCAGGGTGTTGAAAGAAGTGAACAAATATCTAAATGTAGGGTGCCCCAGGCAGGAGGAAGAGTAAATGAAAAGGCCCTCAGGTGGGAATGGGCTTGGCATGTTGGAAACAGAAAGcaggtcagtgtggctggagcatggTAAAAGATTTGAAGAGAAAGAAGTTGTGGAAGTTTTGTAAAAGAGCGGGAGACTGAATGGACTAGTAACCTTGCTGAGCAGCACCAAGGGCTGACTTAGGCTAGTAGTCATATATTTACAGCAAGACCAATCTGCATGTTTTTTCTCCAGCCACATTTAGCTGTCTAGTTGCCATGGTTCAGGTGTGGAATAGGCAGAGCCTTGAATTTAACTTGCTTGAAATTTTGCCATTCATAAGTAACCAAGTAAGAGGAAAATGGGAGCTGATggtgtagagaaaaaaaatgattataagTACGGACCCAGAAAGGGTGGAATGGAACAATGAACAGAAACACATGAAAAGGCCTAAATATCACAAAATACTATGGAGTAGGGGAGAAGCATCGGGGCACTAGGTGTCTAGCTCTCATTTCAGCAGCTATAATTCTGTCCCCTGATTCTAAGCAGCTGTCAACTGCTTACAGACTTTCTTCTCCTATTCTCCTCCCATCTTCCTTTCTGTTCTTCTATTCATTCTCATCCCGGCTCCAAAGTTGGAAGTAACTAATGGAAATGGAAGTGGAGAGTTGAATGTTAAGGGCATGTAGACTGGATTAGAGGCAGACATGATCAGATACAGGGAGTCGGGGACAGTGggcagaaggggaaaggaaatccttccctccctttttttttacCCTCCCAAGTTTGGGCTAAAGGTCAACACATCAAGAGACACATTGCTTCTAGAACATTAGCAATTAAATCCTGTTATTATGTTTAGTCCCAGCTTCAGTGTGCATGGCTTTTCAAAATGATTGGATTAGGGCgcagactttctttttctttctctagtttaaAGGTGCATTTCTGTACTCACCAAACGTCCGAGTCATTGTGTTGCAGagaaatgccattattttgtctCTTGACATACACTGCACATAAATCTCTCCATAGGAGGCCCTGACCAAAATGGGAAGAATTCTCTAGACTAGCAAATTGTTCCCATGAACTATTCAAGCTTTGAACCCTTTCTGAGGGACCGATTTggcagagcatttttttttcattcttttaaaattatgctagTGCTATTAACACAACATAGTTGACTAGGAAAACAGAATGCGaagattattttccaaaattttaatatgaattcATTAAGAAAAAGTGCTCTTTCATGAGAAAGCATGTATTTGTTACACTGAAATAATGATAAATGAGGTTTTCttgaaattaaacttttttctccTGTTGGAATCTTCCTAGTATTTTGCAGCCCTTTCTGCTAACTATTgcaattcatttgtttattcacttaCTGACCAAACTATGTTGATACCTAGTCAACTATGGACATCAACTATGGCCCATATCCAAACATGAAGCAGTGAAatattcctgacctcaggttttaAGACAAATACAAACAATGGCAGTGCAAGGGAAAATGTCttaattaagaaagtaaaattcaGTTAGTGTTACCTAAAAGTCCATGTATCTTCTGCTATCTTAGCTTTTGTAGCATTTCCTCTCTGCCTGGAATTCCCTAATAATTCCCTTACTTTTGTCTCAGTTCTACCCTTCTTAACTTTTAAAGACCCAGTCCAAGTCACACTTTATTTGATGATTCCCAGGTTtgagttttcctgcctcagaatTCACCAGTCATTCACTTTTTGTAAGACTGTTACTTTGCCTGTGATACCCTGCAATGCTGCTCCATATTATCCGACCACAAAGTTAACAGCTATCAGAGGATGAATTTATTTTCAGTATGTGTGTGCAGCCAAATTTTCCTTTACCTAGAGAAACCATAAAGTTGGATAACTAGGGCTCCTTTAAGGGTTAGGACCAAAGAATCTTAACTTTCCTGAGGAAAACAGCatctaaagttttaaaacaagGACCGACTGGTCAGGAAAAGATGAAATTAATGGGCTAGAACTGTTATGGGAACATCAAGCTATGACATGAAGGCAAGGTTAAATAAGACAGGAGACTAAACAGATATACACCTCaatcacattttaaatgcatACACACTTTAATGAAGCAATTATTCTATTAAGTTTGTGTCCTACATAGTTGAAAACTATAAATCTTTCTAACAATCAGTATCTTTGATTGTTTTTAAAGGACCTATAAAATGAGACTTTTCTTCTTGTCTCATGATACTGGCAAAGATACAAAACTGAGTAACAAGAACTATAATACACTGCACAAGAATTACCATACATGTGAATAACATAGTTATCAAAGATTATTTAAAgaaggccgggcatagtggctcatgtggatcctactgaggtgggaggatctcttgagctcaggagttcaagactacagtgagctgtgatagtgccagcctgacaatagagcaagaccatgtctcttacaaaaaaaaaatatttaaagtaaggAAATTCATTAATAGGGAACACTGTGGCATTTCCCTGATTCCCATGTTCAAGTCAAGTAGGTGAAGGAGTACTAAAATTGGAAAATCATTTACAAAAGATTTCAGACTGCATCTTACACCCTGGCTGGATACTCACTGAGAAGCCAAAATCTGTAAGCTACACTGAGTAGAGTGTGAGAGTCATGGGAAAATCTGACATCTTTACTCTGGAGTAAGAGGTGCAAAAACCCTGGTGCCTGACTGAAACTGGTTAAGTCATGATACTGAAAGAATCCCACATGACATGGCAAAAGGAGgcaaaagtgaaagcaagttctACTCCCTCTATTTGGAGAAGAAATGGTACAATATTCTGTGTACTAAGTGGGAGATAACTGGACTACAAGAAAATTATCCAAAGGAATTATTTGCTGGAAAAACGTGACCCTCCAAGAAGAGGCTCTTTTGGACACACTGCAGGAGAGCAGGAAATAAGGGGGAAAGCACAAAAGATTAGCTGGAGACCTCAGCTTATCAAAGAATGGTACTGTTGGTCCCAAGGGGAAGAGTTTCCAAAGAATTTGGTAATGCCTCCCATGAGAGAACCAGCTTTTAGAGCCTATTATGACAGAAAACATTGGGGAGTTAAAACCACAAACACACATGGtgctaaataaaaatgttttgtccatattttcttaatatatggAGACTAATTGAGCCAACATCCCACCCgcctcctttattattattttttcctgtctcATCTGGTTGGAGAATCAACTTGCATTTCTTAggctttttctctcatttcctttctttccgTTGTCTTTTCCAAATGAGACATCCAAATCTTACAGACCTTTTAGGCAAATATCCACAATAATGGATCAGCAGGTAAAGAGTAGAAACAAGAGGTAAAGCAATTCTGTCCCAAAGTAGGGGAGAATCACAGCAGAACAGAAATTATCAAATGATTCCAGCTTTAAAGTACCagttggggccgggtgcggtggctcatgcctgtaataccagcactttgggaggccaagctgggtggatcacttgaggtcaggagtttgagatcagcctgggcaacatggtaagatcccgtctccacaaaaaatacaaaaatgtgggctgagacaggaggattgcttgaacccaggaggtggaggctacagtgatctgtgatcatgcAACTGCGCTCCAGcataggtgacacagcaagaccctctcaaaaaaaaaaaaaaaaaaaaggaaataactgccttaaaaaatatatatatacacatatatatgtatatatatatgtgtgtgtatatatatagtatcagTTGAAGCtcatttttttaaggtttttttttctttaagttctgggacacatgtgctgaatgtgcaggttttttacatggtatacatgtgccatggtcgTTTGCAACACCTAtgaacctgtcatctaggttttaagctccatATGCATTAGGTAATTCTCCTAATGCTCTTCTTCCCCTTTacccccacccaccaacaggccctggtgtgtgatgttccgctccctgtgtccatgtgctctcactgttcagctcccacttatgagtgagaacatgcagtggttggttttctgttcctgtgttagtttgctgaggatgatggtttccagcttcatccatgtccctgcaaaggacatgaactcattcttttttatggctgcatggtattccatggtgtatatgtgccacattttctttattcattcggtcattgatgggcatttgggttggttccaagtctttgctattgtaaatagtgctgcaataagcacacatgtgcatgtgtctttatagcagaatgatttataattctttgggtctatactcagtaatgggattgccgggtcaaatggtatttctggttctagatcattAAGGacttgccacactgtcttccacaatggttgaactaattcacactcccaataacagtgtaaaagcattcttatttctccacatcctcgacagcatctgttgtttccagactttttaatgatcaccattctaactggtgtaagatggtatctcattgtggttttgatttgcatttctctgatgaccagtgatgacgagctttttttcatatgtttgttggccacataaaagtcttcttttgaggagtgtctgtttatatccttcacccactttttggtggggttgtttttttcttgtaaatttgtttaagttatttgtagattctggatattagacctttgtcatatggacagattgcaaaaaatttctcccattctgtaggttgcctgtgcaATCTGATGATAGATTCTTTTGCTtagcagaagccctttagtttaattagatcccatttgtctattttggcttttgttgcaattgcttttggtgttttagtcatgaagtttttgcctatgtcctgaatgctactgtctaggttttcttctagggtttttatagttttaggttttacatttaagtctttaatccatcttcagttaatttgtgtataagatgtaaggaacgggtccagtttctgttttctgcatatggttagccagttttcctaacaccatttttaaaatagggaatcctttccccattgtttgtttttgtcaggtttggtgaagatcagatggttgtagatgtgtgctgttatttctgaggcctctgttttgctccattggtctgtgtatctgttttggtaccagtaccatactgtttggttactgtagccttgtagtatagtttgaactcaggtagcatgatgcctccagcattgttctttttgcttaggattgtcttagctatatgggctcttttttggttccatatgaagtttaaggAAGTTTTTTCTCGTTATGTGAAAAAGtaaatggtagcttgatgggaatagcattgaatctataaattactttgggcagtatggtcattttcacaatattgattcttcctatccatgaacatgaatttttttccatttgtttgtgtcctctctgatttccttgagcagtggcttgtagtccTC of Macaca fascicularis isolate 582-1 chromosome X, T2T-MFA8v1.1 contains these proteins:
- the USP26 gene encoding ubiquitin carboxyl-terminal hydrolase 26; this encodes MAALFLHGFVQVGNCKTGMSKSKESFIEAVEGRKKDRLVLYFKNGKCNTFQLSDNIQNVVLRSCRGNQNHLHLTLQNNNVLFIEGLSSTDAEQLKTFLDRVHQNKVQSPVRPGKGRNVFSSTTTQKEINKTSFHKVDEKSSRKSFEIAKGSGTGVLQRMPLLTSKSSTLTCGELPENQHKKRKRMLSSSSEMNEEFLKENNSVEYKKSKADRLRCVSYNRKKQLKLKELEENKKLECESSCIMNATGSPYLDDIGFLQALTEKMVLAFLLQPGYSDGYTKWDKLKLFFELFPEKICHGLPNLGNTCYMNAVLQSLLSIPSFADDLLNQSFPWGKIPLNALTMCLARLLFFKDTYNVEIKEMLLLNIKKAISAVAEIFHGNAQNDAHEFLAHCLDQLKDNMEKLNTIWKPKSEFGEDNFPKRIFADDPDTNGFSCPVITNFELELLHSIACKACGQVILKTELNNYLSINLPQGMKARPSSIQSTFDLFFGAEELEYKCAKCKHKTSVGVHSFSRLPRILIVHLKRYSLNEFCSLKKNGREVVISKYLKVSSHCNEGTRPPLPLNEDGEITDFQLLKVIRKMTSGSVSVSWPSTKEPKDILASHIGSDTESEQKKGQTVFKGASRRQQQKYLGKNSKPNEPESVYSGDRAFIEKEPLAHLMAYLEDTSLCQFHKAGGKPASSPDICLAEVHFQTVPENPKRKKYVKTSKFVAFDSIINRTKDLYEDKNVRILKRFQKVSEQTQQCDAMRICEQAPQQALPRSFPKPGVQGHTKNLIKPTKLNLQKPNRNSLPALGSNKNPRNKDILDKIKSKAKETKRNDDKGDHTYRLISVVSHLGKTLKSGHYICDAYDFEKQIWFTYNDMQVLGIQEAQMQEDRRCTGYIFFYMHNEIFEEMLKREENAQLKSKEVEETLQKE